A window of Apium graveolens cultivar Ventura chromosome 8, ASM990537v1, whole genome shotgun sequence contains these coding sequences:
- the LOC141679368 gene encoding uncharacterized protein LOC141679368: MTAILAFLEKGILPLGKKEAQKVIYRASSYTIINGRLCRRSASSPLLHYLDTEEQKLALETVHEGICGEHLAIRADAHQYTKKCRQYQLFSLISKQPSEEMTSVLSLIRLPCGR, translated from the coding sequence ATGACGGCTATTTTGGCCTTCTTAGAAAAGGGAATATTGCCCCTCGGTAAGAAAGAGGCGCAAAAAGTCATATACAGAGCATCCAGCTACACCATCATAAATGGAAGACTTTGCAGAAGGTCGGCCTCATCACCGCTTCTCCATTATCTGGATACGGAAGAGCAGAAACTTGCTCTAGAGACGGTCCACGAGGGAATCTGTGGAGAACACCTCGCCATAAGGGCTGATGCACACCAATACACAAAGAAATGCAGGCAATATCAGTTGTTCAGCCTAATTTCGAAGCAACCCTCAGAGGAGATGACTTCAGTTTTGAGCCTCATCCGCTTGCCATGTGGGCGGTAG